One Methanobacterium sp. genomic region harbors:
- the mvk gene encoding mevalonate kinase, protein MQVKASAPGKAILFGEHAVVYGKPAIAMAISKRSCVEVLESSTSNINVNIKDLGIKGCIDFNSGAIISDSPKKGILKYILESIKKVHDGSGIDISIDVNIPIGGGLGSSAAVTVATIAAVSAYNKLDLKKEEIAKYAHEVELTVQKSFASPLDTTISTYGGLIYLETNAEDIVQLDIDYDIPVVIGYTDTRGNTGKVVEAVRVRRDVYPDIINPVIDSIELITEEAKQAILENDKKRIGELMNINHGLLDALGVNTKELSSMVYTARNAGACGSKITGAGGGGSIIAYCPGGTGNVISAINETETALNADISKEGVKITTLH, encoded by the coding sequence ATGCAAGTCAAGGCATCTGCACCTGGAAAAGCAATCCTATTTGGGGAACATGCAGTTGTATATGGCAAACCTGCCATTGCAATGGCCATAAGTAAAAGGTCATGTGTAGAGGTCTTAGAAAGCAGCACCAGTAATATAAATGTAAATATTAAAGATTTGGGAATAAAAGGGTGCATTGATTTTAATAGCGGAGCTATTATATCTGATTCTCCAAAAAAAGGCATCCTAAAGTACATACTGGAATCCATTAAAAAAGTCCATGATGGTTCTGGAATAGATATAAGTATAGATGTAAATATTCCCATTGGTGGGGGACTTGGGTCTTCAGCAGCGGTAACTGTCGCCACAATTGCAGCAGTTTCTGCATATAATAAACTAGATTTAAAAAAAGAAGAGATAGCCAAATATGCACATGAAGTTGAACTCACTGTTCAGAAATCATTTGCAAGTCCTTTAGATACTACCATAAGTACTTATGGTGGATTGATTTATTTAGAAACAAATGCTGAAGACATTGTGCAGTTGGATATTGATTATGATATTCCGGTTGTTATAGGATATACAGATACCCGGGGAAATACGGGAAAAGTTGTTGAAGCAGTTAGAGTAAGAAGAGATGTATATCCTGATATTATTAATCCAGTAATTGATTCAATTGAACTTATAACAGAAGAAGCAAAACAAGCAATCCTTGAAAATGATAAAAAAAGGATTGGAGAACTTATGAATATAAATCATGGGCTTTTAGATGCCCTTGGTGTTAACACGAAAGAACTCTCAAGCATGGTTTATACTGCAAGAAATGCAGGAGCATGTGGATCTAAAATAACTGGTGCCGGCGGCGGCGGCAGCATAATAGCATACTGCCCTGGCGGAACTGGTAATGTTATATCTGCAATCAATGAAACAGAAACTGCTTTAAATGCAGATATTTCAAAAGAAGGAGTTAAAATCACCACATTACATTAA
- a CDS encoding glutamate--tRNA ligase, with translation MSDLEDLLYKYALMNAVKHKGTAQMGAVIGSIMSSHAEFRSQSKEVSKLAGQVVGKVNSMDPETQAAELEKRGGLIEKEKKVEQKGLSDLPDVKGEVVLRFAPNPSGPLHIGHARAAVLNNEYVKKYGGKLILRIEDTDPRRVDPDAYEMIDEDLEWMGVKIDEKIIQSDRLPIYYEYAEKLIEMGAAYMCDCEAGEFKKLKDQSLACPCRDLSVEENLKRWKNMENLDEGEAVLRVKTDIEHKNPAIRDYAIMRIVDAEHPRIGRKYKIYPMMNFSVAVDDHLCGITHVLRGKDHLANSEKQKYLYNYFGWDIPVFIHYGRLKMEDIALSTSKARAGIDEGIYSGWDDPRLGTIRAIAKRGIMKESIQELMNEIGVKMADSVVSWKKIYGLNRAILEEAANRYFFVWNPEEVIIDDFPQENKEIIKRPLHPDFLDRGYREIPFNGEVYLVKEDLYEGFKEIKIINDQISENTEIDSDIIEFAKELEYELADKLFYKAIRLMDALNIIIFRLDYADAEKDYIGVVYNSNFEDAKKVGAQFIHWIPAEYNRKVEVVMPDASVTPGLAEPSCKDLKVNDIVQFERFGFARLDEIVDGKLRFYFAHK, from the coding sequence ATGAGCGATTTAGAAGACCTTTTATATAAATATGCCCTTATGAACGCAGTTAAACATAAGGGGACAGCCCAGATGGGTGCTGTAATTGGAAGTATTATGAGTTCCCATGCAGAGTTTAGAAGCCAGTCTAAGGAAGTTTCTAAACTTGCAGGCCAGGTTGTTGGAAAAGTAAATTCTATGGATCCCGAAACTCAAGCTGCAGAACTTGAGAAAAGGGGCGGATTAATAGAAAAAGAAAAGAAAGTGGAACAAAAAGGACTTTCAGACCTTCCAGATGTTAAAGGTGAAGTTGTCTTAAGGTTTGCACCTAACCCAAGTGGTCCCCTCCATATAGGACATGCAAGGGCTGCTGTTTTAAACAATGAATATGTGAAGAAGTACGGCGGTAAACTGATCCTCCGTATTGAAGATACAGATCCACGTAGAGTCGATCCAGATGCCTATGAAATGATAGACGAAGATCTTGAGTGGATGGGTGTTAAAATTGACGAAAAAATCATTCAAAGCGATAGGCTCCCTATTTATTATGAATATGCTGAAAAGCTCATTGAAATGGGTGCAGCTTACATGTGCGACTGTGAAGCCGGAGAATTCAAAAAACTAAAAGATCAATCATTAGCATGCCCATGCAGAGATTTAAGTGTGGAAGAGAATCTCAAACGCTGGAAAAATATGGAAAACCTTGATGAAGGAGAAGCAGTACTTCGAGTTAAAACTGACATAGAACATAAAAACCCTGCAATAAGGGATTATGCTATAATGAGGATTGTAGATGCTGAACACCCTCGTATTGGTAGAAAATATAAGATTTACCCAATGATGAATTTCTCTGTGGCTGTAGATGATCACCTGTGTGGAATTACACATGTCTTACGTGGAAAAGATCACCTTGCAAATTCTGAAAAACAGAAGTATTTATACAACTACTTCGGCTGGGACATACCAGTTTTCATACACTACGGAAGACTTAAAATGGAAGACATTGCTTTAAGTACTTCTAAAGCAAGGGCAGGTATAGATGAAGGTATTTATTCTGGCTGGGATGACCCAAGACTCGGAACAATAAGGGCTATTGCAAAGCGTGGAATAATGAAAGAATCCATTCAGGAGCTTATGAATGAAATAGGTGTTAAAATGGCCGATTCAGTTGTAAGCTGGAAGAAAATATACGGATTAAACCGTGCGATTTTAGAAGAAGCTGCAAACAGGTATTTCTTTGTCTGGAACCCTGAAGAAGTTATAATAGATGATTTCCCTCAAGAAAACAAAGAGATAATTAAGAGGCCGTTACACCCTGACTTTTTAGATCGAGGGTACCGTGAAATTCCATTTAACGGGGAAGTTTATCTTGTAAAAGAAGATTTATACGAAGGATTTAAAGAAATCAAGATAATTAACGACCAGATTTCAGAAAACACTGAAATTGATTCAGATATTATCGAATTTGCAAAAGAGCTGGAATATGAACTTGCTGATAAACTGTTTTATAAAGCTATAAGGCTTATGGACGCACTGAATATAATTATTTTCAGATTAGACTATGCGGATGCAGAGAAAGATTATATAGGGGTCGTGTATAATTCAAACTTTGAAGATGCTAAGAAAGTTGGCGCTCAGTTTATTCACTGGATCCCTGCAGAATATAACCGGAAAGTAGAAGTTGTAATGCCTGATGCAAGTGTCACACCTGGTCTTGCAGAACCTTCGTGCAAGGACCTGAAAGTTAATGATATTGTGCAGTTTGAACGGTTTGGATTTGCAAGATTAGATGAAATAGTGGATGGTAAGTTGAGATTTTACTTTGCACATAAGTAA
- the fni gene encoding type 2 isopentenyl-diphosphate Delta-isomerase, translating into MTSERKLEHLLICNQRDVEYRGKSTGFEDIELIHKALPEVDKEGIDVSIDFFGKKLDIPLIISAITGGHPAATKINRELAKAADELNIGMGVGSQRAAVENKELIPTYSVVRENAPSAFIIGNIGAPQIEYAEAAAGMIEADALAIHLNTLQEAIQPEGDIDARGYVESIEKIADIIDMPIIAKETGAGISKSEAVTLEKAGVNAIDVAGSGGTSWAAVETYRAEEDYIGNLYWDWGIPTAASTVEVCESVNVPVISSGGIRSGLDAAKALALGAECVGIALPLLKEAYTGYESVVKKVEEFKESLKIAMFLVGANNVKELRNCDLLIRGKTREWLTERGINTKKYARRI; encoded by the coding sequence ATGACTTCAGAACGGAAACTAGAACATTTATTAATATGTAATCAGCGTGATGTTGAATATCGGGGTAAAAGTACTGGGTTTGAAGATATAGAACTCATCCATAAAGCTCTTCCTGAAGTGGATAAAGAAGGAATTGATGTATCAATAGACTTTTTTGGAAAAAAATTAGATATTCCTTTAATAATATCAGCTATAACGGGTGGACACCCTGCAGCAACTAAAATAAATAGAGAACTTGCAAAAGCCGCAGATGAACTTAATATAGGGATGGGCGTTGGAAGTCAGCGTGCTGCTGTAGAAAATAAAGAGCTTATCCCAACTTACAGCGTGGTAAGAGAAAATGCACCATCTGCATTCATAATAGGCAACATAGGTGCGCCACAGATAGAGTATGCAGAAGCTGCAGCTGGAATGATAGAAGCAGATGCCCTTGCAATTCATTTAAATACTCTACAGGAAGCAATTCAGCCGGAAGGGGATATTGATGCAAGAGGATATGTTGAATCCATTGAAAAAATTGCAGATATAATTGATATGCCTATTATTGCCAAAGAAACAGGTGCAGGAATTTCAAAATCAGAAGCAGTAACTCTAGAAAAAGCAGGTGTTAATGCAATAGATGTTGCAGGTTCTGGAGGCACAAGCTGGGCTGCAGTTGAAACATACAGAGCTGAAGAAGATTATATTGGAAATTTATACTGGGATTGGGGGATTCCAACTGCTGCAAGTACAGTTGAAGTTTGTGAATCGGTAAATGTCCCTGTAATATCCTCTGGTGGTATAAGGAGCGGCCTTGACGCTGCTAAAGCATTAGCATTAGGTGCTGAATGTGTTGGAATTGCTTTACCTCTTCTTAAGGAAGCTTATACAGGTTATGAATCTGTGGTTAAAAAAGTTGAAGAATTTAAAGAATCACTCAAGATTGCAATGTTTCTGGTTGGTGCAAACAACGTAAAAGAACTTAGAAACTGTGATCTGTTAATACGTGGTAAAACACGCGAATGGCTTACTGAAAGGGGCATTAATACTAAAAAATATGCCCGTAGAATTTAA
- the amrB gene encoding AmmeMemoRadiSam system protein B, with the protein MIRKPAVAGVFYESNPESLKNRIEWCFKHELGPGKIPTMGNKREIKGVMAPHAGYLYSGPIAAHSYYKIVEDGFPETFVILCPNHTGLGSGISTMLEGEWETPLGNVEIDTEFAKEMINDAGIIDSDVSSHIQEHSCEVHLPFLQYFSDDFKIVPVTMWIQDLETSYDIGNSIKKTAEALGTSVGIIASSDMTHYKPQNIAAKNDKQVLDAIESMDEKLMMKRVLDLNVTMCGYGPVASTIIASKGLGAQNAEVLKYATSGDLTGDYSAVVGYASAMFW; encoded by the coding sequence ATGATAAGAAAACCTGCAGTTGCAGGCGTTTTTTATGAAAGTAATCCTGAGTCTTTAAAAAACAGAATAGAATGGTGCTTTAAACATGAATTGGGTCCCGGAAAAATCCCAACTATGGGTAATAAAAGGGAAATAAAGGGAGTAATGGCGCCTCATGCAGGTTACCTGTATTCCGGGCCAATTGCAGCACATTCTTACTATAAGATCGTAGAAGATGGATTTCCAGAAACATTCGTGATTCTGTGTCCTAACCATACTGGACTTGGATCAGGCATATCAACAATGCTGGAAGGAGAATGGGAAACTCCCCTTGGAAATGTAGAAATAGATACGGAATTTGCAAAGGAAATGATTAATGATGCCGGAATCATTGATTCTGACGTGTCTTCTCATATCCAGGAGCACAGCTGTGAAGTGCATCTACCATTTTTACAGTATTTCAGTGACGATTTTAAAATTGTCCCAGTAACCATGTGGATTCAGGATCTTGAAACATCCTATGATATAGGTAATTCCATAAAAAAAACAGCAGAAGCACTTGGAACCTCTGTTGGAATAATCGCAAGTTCAGATATGACCCATTACAAGCCGCAAAATATTGCAGCTAAAAATGACAAACAGGTTCTGGATGCAATAGAATCGATGGATGAAAAACTAATGATGAAAAGAGTGTTAGACCTTAACGTTACGATGTGTGGTTATGGTCCTGTAGCATCGACTATTATTGCTTCAAAAGGGTTAGGAGCCCAAAATGCGGAAGTATTAAAATACGCAACGAGTGGAGATCTAACTGGAGATTACAGTGCAGTAGTTGGTTATGCATCTGCTATGTTCTGGTAA
- a CDS encoding RNase J family beta-CASP ribonuclease, whose protein sequence is MSVEVIAIGGYEEVGKNMSAVKVGDDVVIFDMGIHLDRIHIHEDTDIARMHSLDLIERGVIPDDTLMKEVDGKVRAIVFTHGHLDHIGAVAKLAHRYEAPIIATPYTLALIERTIKAEKKFTVTNPLQVLNPGEKCQISPDITLEFIQMTHSIPQTAMAALHTSEGIIIYSNDFKFDNYQLLSPPPNYNRLKELGRKGVLAVIVDTTRASEGGEAKTHSEKIARIMLKDIMLGPMDEKNGMLVTTFSSHIERIQAICNIAKESDRQMLLLGRSMERFCSLAETMGILKLPATASIYGSPKAVNKALARAEEKRSEYLLVTTGHQGEPDALLPRIAAGKTHFNVRNGDNVVISAPIIPNPMNVANRNLLERRLKSSGARIFTNAHVSGHAGREDHRDFIRMLNPMHIIPSHGSLEMLASYTELAEEEGYKLGNNIHILRNGQAQVFNGGV, encoded by the coding sequence ATGAGCGTTGAAGTAATAGCAATTGGTGGATATGAAGAAGTCGGAAAAAACATGTCCGCTGTTAAAGTTGGAGATGATGTTGTCATATTTGATATGGGAATTCACCTTGATAGAATTCATATTCATGAAGATACAGATATAGCGAGAATGCACAGTCTCGATTTGATTGAGAGAGGTGTTATTCCAGACGATACTTTAATGAAAGAAGTTGATGGAAAGGTAAGAGCTATCGTATTTACACACGGACATTTAGATCATATAGGGGCGGTTGCAAAGCTTGCCCACAGGTATGAAGCTCCTATAATAGCAACACCTTATACTCTGGCTCTTATAGAAAGAACCATTAAAGCAGAAAAGAAATTTACAGTTACAAACCCACTCCAGGTTTTAAACCCTGGAGAGAAATGTCAGATATCTCCAGATATCACACTAGAGTTTATTCAGATGACTCACAGTATTCCGCAAACTGCAATGGCAGCTTTACATACATCTGAAGGTATTATAATTTATTCAAATGATTTTAAATTTGATAATTACCAGCTGCTTTCTCCACCACCAAACTACAACAGATTAAAAGAACTGGGAAGGAAAGGTGTTCTTGCAGTTATAGTCGATACCACGAGGGCTTCAGAAGGAGGGGAAGCTAAAACTCATTCTGAAAAGATTGCAAGGATCATGCTTAAAGATATAATGCTAGGCCCTATGGATGAGAAAAATGGAATGCTTGTTACAACATTTTCATCCCATATAGAACGTATCCAGGCTATATGTAATATAGCAAAGGAAAGCGACAGGCAGATGCTGCTTCTTGGAAGATCCATGGAGCGGTTCTGTAGTTTAGCTGAAACTATGGGAATTTTAAAACTTCCTGCAACTGCGAGCATATACGGGAGTCCAAAAGCAGTAAACAAGGCCCTTGCAAGGGCAGAAGAAAAGAGATCAGAGTATCTTTTAGTTACAACAGGGCATCAAGGAGAGCCAGATGCACTTTTACCACGTATCGCTGCTGGTAAAACACATTTCAACGTTAGAAATGGAGATAATGTTGTAATATCTGCACCTATAATTCCAAACCCTATGAACGTTGCAAACAGGAATTTACTGGAGCGAAGACTTAAATCAAGTGGCGCCAGAATATTTACTAATGCCCACGTATCTGGACATGCAGGAAGGGAGGACCACAGGGACTTTATAAGGATGCTTAACCCAATGCATATCATTCCGTCACACGGAAGTCTTGAAATGCTTGCATCTTACACCGAACTTGCAGAGGAAGAAGGTTATAAACTAGGAAACAATATTCATATATTAAGGAATGGCCAGGCACAGGTATTTAACGGAGGAGTTTAA
- the idsA gene encoding short chain isoprenyl diphosphate synthase IdsA: MKVTQVLKEYSENVDVEIGESLKTIDPSSLGEASAHLTKAGGKKMRPALVVLCCEAVGGRKEDAFKTAAAVELIHTFSLIHDDIMDKDDMRRGKPSVHAIWGEPMAILAGDTIFSKAFESILETNIEHVQPQRIMRAMSAAVDACVKLCEGQALDIGFEGKLDVKEDEYLNMIYKKTAALISAATKAGALIGGGTDEQIDALAEYGRLIGMAFQIQDDYLDVVSDAEEIGKPVGSDIVKGKMTLMVVNTLSKASDEDKERLIYILNQNDESLVDDAIALFEKYGAIEYTRNIALEDVKTAKELLNVLDDSDAKTALELFADFVIERTH; the protein is encoded by the coding sequence ATGAAAGTAACGCAGGTACTTAAAGAATATTCTGAGAACGTTGATGTAGAAATTGGAGAATCATTGAAGACTATTGATCCTTCATCCCTCGGTGAGGCATCAGCTCATTTAACTAAGGCTGGGGGCAAGAAAATGCGCCCAGCACTTGTTGTATTGTGCTGTGAAGCAGTGGGCGGCAGAAAGGAAGACGCTTTTAAGACAGCAGCGGCAGTGGAATTGATCCACACTTTCTCCCTTATACACGATGATATAATGGACAAAGATGATATGAGACGGGGAAAGCCATCAGTCCATGCCATATGGGGAGAACCCATGGCAATTCTGGCTGGGGACACCATATTCTCAAAGGCTTTTGAATCTATACTTGAGACAAATATAGAACATGTCCAGCCTCAAAGGATTATGCGTGCAATGAGTGCCGCTGTAGATGCCTGTGTTAAATTATGTGAAGGACAAGCACTGGATATTGGTTTTGAAGGAAAATTAGACGTTAAAGAAGATGAATATCTGAACATGATCTATAAAAAAACAGCTGCCCTTATATCAGCTGCAACTAAAGCAGGGGCTTTAATCGGTGGGGGAACCGATGAACAGATCGATGCCCTTGCAGAATACGGACGTTTAATTGGAATGGCATTCCAGATTCAGGACGATTACCTTGATGTGGTAAGTGATGCAGAAGAAATTGGAAAACCTGTAGGCAGCGACATAGTTAAGGGTAAAATGACCCTTATGGTTGTCAACACACTTTCAAAGGCATCAGATGAAGATAAAGAAAGGTTAATTTATATACTAAACCAGAATGATGAAAGTTTAGTGGACGATGCAATTGCACTGTTTGAAAAATATGGGGCAATAGAATATACTAGAAATATAGCTCTTGAAGATGTTAAAACTGCAAAAGAGCTTTTGAATGTTTTAGATGATTCTGATGCAAAAACAGCCCTTGAACTATTTGCTGATTTTGTAATTGAGAGAACTCACTAA
- a CDS encoding isopentenyl phosphate kinase, which yields MIILKLGGSVITKKEAEEPLIDHDNLNRISDEIAESSFDKLIIVHGAGSFGHPSAKKYEIGSPITDEEDFARKKLGFCITQSWVKKLNTFVCDSLRKKGVLAVSLQPSSFIITKNKRIHSCNLDLINKYLELGFVPVIYGDVVPDLDKSIKICVLSGDQIINYLGENLKPTRVILGSDVDGIYTKNPKKYEDAKLLNTVTSCDDLVAEGSLNVDVTGGMNGKLTELIELAQLGVESEIINAGKENFVKRALNHEKGIGTIIKKK from the coding sequence TTGATTATTCTTAAACTTGGGGGAAGTGTGATCACAAAAAAAGAGGCAGAAGAACCCCTTATTGATCACGATAATTTAAATAGAATTTCAGACGAAATTGCGGAGTCATCATTTGATAAACTTATAATTGTGCATGGTGCTGGCTCCTTTGGACATCCATCTGCCAAAAAATATGAAATAGGCAGCCCCATAACTGACGAAGAGGATTTTGCCAGAAAAAAACTTGGATTTTGCATTACGCAGAGCTGGGTTAAAAAATTGAATACTTTTGTTTGTGATAGTTTAAGAAAAAAAGGAGTTTTAGCAGTCTCATTACAACCATCATCATTCATTATAACTAAAAATAAACGAATCCATTCTTGTAATTTGGATTTAATTAATAAATATTTAGAATTGGGATTTGTCCCGGTTATCTACGGCGACGTGGTGCCGGATCTGGATAAATCTATAAAAATATGTGTTTTATCTGGTGATCAGATAATAAACTATCTGGGGGAAAATTTGAAACCAACACGTGTTATTTTAGGTTCTGATGTAGATGGTATCTACACCAAAAACCCAAAAAAATACGAAGATGCAAAATTATTGAATACCGTTACGTCATGTGATGACCTTGTTGCAGAAGGTTCATTAAACGTGGACGTTACTGGTGGAATGAACGGGAAACTTACAGAACTTATAGAACTTGCACAACTTGGAGTTGAATCTGAGATTATAAATGCAGGTAAAGAAAACTTTGTTAAAAGAGCTCTAAATCATGAAAAAGGAATTGGAACCATAATTAAAAAGAAATAA